The genomic window GAACCTATGACCTTCAGGTTATGAGCCTGACGAGCTACCGGGCTGCTCCACCCCGCGATAAACCTTTGCACGTTTTAACTAAATCCTGATCAGACAACAAATCCTCAACGCTTTGGGCGTCGATTAGTCCTATCCGGAGGGTCCAGAGAAAACTCCCGAGATCTGCAATGCAGATCGCTCGGTGCGAGGCGTATGTATCAACCACACCGCGCTTTGGAAAGGGCCTGAGGCCATTCTTTTTCATAATTTTGTGACACGGCCTAGTGGAGCGGATTTGACGCTCGCTATCCTGCCTGCTGCGAATTCGTGATGCGAACGTCAAATCCCAAAGCTCCACTAGAACCCCATATTTGCTAGTGGTCTTTCGATTCTAACGTTCGCAAGAGTGCCCGCCGAGACGGGATCCGAGCGTTAGAATCGGACCACTAGCCGCGGTCACAAGCCTCAGATCTGGCATGACGCGCCCGCATTTCTTGATCGCTTTCAATGCCATATGGTAACTCCGCAATCATCCGATCATTGACATAACACCAGATCAAAAAGGGAGTGAAAAGCGTGGATCTCGGAATTTCAGGACGACGCGCCATCGTGTGCGCAGCGAGCAAGGGTCTTGGACGTGCCTGCGCCATCGCGCTGGCTAACGAAGGCGTGCATGTGACGATCACCGCACGCGGCGCCGAGGCGCTGGCCAAGACCGCCGCCGACATCCGCAAGACAAACCCAAACGTCACCGTGACCGAAGTCGTCGGCGACATCACCACCCCGGCTGGCCGCGAGGCCGCGCTGAAGGCCTGTCCTGATCCGGACATTCTGGTCAACAATGCCGGTGGCCCTCCGCCGGGAGATTTCCGTGACTGGGATCGCGACGCTTGGATCAAGGCCATCGACGCCAACATGCTGACGCCGATCGAGCTGATCAAAGCAACAGTGGACGGGATGATGGCCCGCAAGTTCGGCCGCATCGTCAACATCACCTCGGCAGCCGTGAAGGCGCCGATCGACATCCTCGGATTGTCCAATGGTGCGCGCAGCGGCCTCACCGGCTTCGTCGCGGGCCTCGCACGCAAGACCGTGATCAACAACGTGACCATCAACGGCCTGCTGCCGGGTCCGTTCGATACCGACCGCGTGCGCGGCCCGATGCTGGAAGCGGCGGCAAAGGCGCAGGGCGTTTCGCCGGACGAAATCCTGAAGCAGCGCATGAAGGCCAATCCCGCCGGCCGCTTCGGCGATCCGGAAGAGTTCGGCCTTGCATGCGCCTTCCTATGCGGTGCCAAGGCCGGCTTCATCACCGGGCAGAACATTCTGCTCGATGGCGGCGCCTACCCCGGCACGATGTAAAGGCCCTCGTGTCCCGCCTCATCGTGCAGCGCGCTCCGTAGCGGACTTTGGATTCAAGCGAACACTGGTAAAGGCAAACTTCTGAACCACCACACTAGTGAAGAGGCGTTGTCCGATCCCCTTCATAAGGCAGACCAAATTCGTCGAGCCCTTCCGCAAGCAAATCGCCAAGGAGTGGCTCGCCGAGGAGATACTGCGCAGTCCTGCTGTTGTGATCGCGCGCAGCCTCAGCCCGCAGTTCATTCCAATCCTCGACCGTACCGTCACCGCGACCGAGGCGAACGAGGGTGACGAGATCAATCTGCTCATCGTCGCTGAGCGTATTGATGAAGCCCGAAATCTCACGAACGACAGGATCACGGCCATCATCCTCGAGTGTATCGATCATGTCGTCATCTGCGCCGTTCGATCCGGCATCCGGATCAACGAGCGTTTCTTTCACATCGAATTCGCGCGCTTTGACGATAAGATATTCCACTTTGTCCGTGGAGATCGAGAGTTCCGGCATATTTCAACTCCGTTCGTCGAAAGACCAAAAAACAACGCGCATCGCGCAATGATGATCCATGCCGGTGATCGTTGCGCTAGTGCGCTGGATTTGACGTTCGTATCAGCATTGCAGCGTGTCCTTCATTACGAACGTTAAATCCAAAAGCGCACTAGTTTCATCAACTTGCTAGTGTGGCGGTTCAGAAGTCCGCATCGCTGGTGCAGCAAGTCCGGAATGCGGACTTCTGAACCAAAGCCACACTAGAACAATAACTTGCTAGAGTCCTTCGATTCCGAA from Nitrobacteraceae bacterium AZCC 1564 includes these protein-coding regions:
- a CDS encoding hypothetical protein (product_source=Hypo-rule applied); the encoded protein is MALKAIKKCGRVMPDLRLVTAASGPILTLGSRLGGHSCER
- a CDS encoding 3-oxoacyl-[acyl-carrier protein] reductase (product_source=KO:K00059; cath_funfam=3.40.50.720; cog=COG1028; ko=KO:K00059; pfam=PF13561; superfamily=51735), with the protein product MDLGISGRRAIVCAASKGLGRACAIALANEGVHVTITARGAEALAKTAADIRKTNPNVTVTEVVGDITTPAGREAALKACPDPDILVNNAGGPPPGDFRDWDRDAWIKAIDANMLTPIELIKATVDGMMARKFGRIVNITSAAVKAPIDILGLSNGARSGLTGFVAGLARKTVINNVTINGLLPGPFDTDRVRGPMLEAAAKAQGVSPDEILKQRMKANPAGRFGDPEEFGLACAFLCGAKAGFITGQNILLDGGAYPGTM
- a CDS encoding hypothetical protein (product_source=Hypo-rule applied; pfam=PF12616), with translation MPELSISTDKVEYLIVKAREFDVKETLVDPDAGSNGADDDMIDTLEDDGRDPVVREISGFINTLSDDEQIDLVTLVRLGRGDGTVEDWNELRAEAARDHNSRTAQYLLGEPLLGDLLAEGLDEFGLPYEGDRTTPLH